Genomic segment of Rhodococcus sp. W8901:
CATCGTCGTGTTCGAGCAGGCGACCCGCCATGGTGGGGACCGCGCCCCAGTTGGTCACCTTCTCGCGCTCGATCAGACGCAGCACCCGGTCCGCGTCGAACGAGCCCTGATAGATCACCACGGCGCTGCCCGTGCCCAGACGCGGGACGACGAGGTTGTGCAGGCTGGCGATGTGGAACAGCGGCGACGTGAGCAGGTAGCGCAGATCGCTCGGCGCATCGGAGCTCGGGTCACCGCCCGTGAAGGCCGCGACGAGGCCGTCGCTGTAACGGTGATAGCCGATGACGGCCAACAGGTTCCGGTGCGAGTGCACCGCGCCCTTCGGGCGGCCGCTGGTGCCGCTGGTGTAGAGGATCACCGCCGGATCGTCCTCGAGAACGGTCGTGTCCGGCAGGTCGGCGCCCGCGAACTCGGCGATCAGCCTCGGCAGGTCGTCCTCCATCGTGAGGACGGGGACGTCCAGGTCGAGCCCGTCGAGGAGCGCGGCGCGCTTCGCGTCGACGATCAGTACCGACGGCTGGGCGTGGCCGACCCCGTACTCGATCTCGCGCGTCGTCCACCACGCATTGAAGCCCACCGCGATCGCGCCGAGCGCCTGCGCCGCCCAGAACGACAGGACCCACTCGGGAGTGTTGGCGGCGAGGATGCCGACACGGTCGCCCTTGTCGACGCCGTACCGCTCCCGCAGGGCGCGGGCCAGTGCCGCCGCGGCGGCACCGTGCTCGGCGTAGCTCATCCGGCGGTCCTCGGTGACCAGGTAGTCGCGGTCGCCGAATGCGATCGAGGCCGCCAGGGCGTCGCCCAGGGACCGATCGCGGTTCTTCATCACCGGCATGCGGACGCCGAGGACATCCTCCTCGTGGAGTTCGAACGGCCCGCCCGGGCCCGTCAGTCCGGCCATGACGGACGCGATGTAGGCCTGCGGGTCGACAGACTTGGTCACGGGTAGTTCCTTTCGATGCGGGCAAGGATCGTCGCCGTGCTCGACACCGGCGCACATCTATAGTGATGTGCGTCATACTTTCTGATTGACTGACGATGTGTCAAGTGAATGACGATCCGTCCTTCGAGCGGCGATTCGACTTGCCTGCGCCCGTCCGGGTGCGCCATCGTCTAGGGCGTGGGAGTTGCTGCGGACGAGATCAAGAGCCGGCGCGGAAGTCTGCGAGAAGAACAGAAGCGGTGGACCCGGAC
This window contains:
- a CDS encoding class I adenylate-forming enzyme family protein is translated as MTKSVDPQAYIASVMAGLTGPGGPFELHEEDVLGVRMPVMKNRDRSLGDALAASIAFGDRDYLVTEDRRMSYAEHGAAAAALARALRERYGVDKGDRVGILAANTPEWVLSFWAAQALGAIAVGFNAWWTTREIEYGVGHAQPSVLIVDAKRAALLDGLDLDVPVLTMEDDLPRLIAEFAGADLPDTTVLEDDPAVILYTSGTSGRPKGAVHSHRNLLAVIGYHRYSDGLVAAFTGGDPSSDAPSDLRYLLTSPLFHIASLHNLVVPRLGTGSAVVIYQGSFDADRVLRLIEREKVTNWGAVPTMAGRLLEHDDVTRYDLSSLTSFALASAPSSPGFQQRLREKLPFARNALVDSYGLTECSTAISVATPMDLQAFPGTLGRPIIGVSVEIRDPFGEPVPDGTEGEICARSPYVMLGYWNDDAATSAAIRPGRWLHTGDFGVIENGMVRLTGRRSDLILRGGENVYPVEIEQCLDEHPAVAESAVVGVDHPDLGQEVGAIVVVRPGMEVTEDELREFASERLAYFKVPTRWKITTDSLPRNATGKTIRTRIAL